The proteins below are encoded in one region of Mangifera indica cultivar Alphonso chromosome 7, CATAS_Mindica_2.1, whole genome shotgun sequence:
- the LOC123220011 gene encoding dnaJ homolog subfamily B member 6, whose translation MQAQLLVGPIAPINGSDAFSSLFKTGLLISTSHRRRSRSAVSSTAAINGEENYYAVLGVAHCATSADIKKAYRLLARKYHPDVSKDSQANDVFKTIRHAYEVLSNEVTRSKYDSTLKFQNDLGRLYGGNWSDSPEFDNNVRLYKWAELRQKMQNERYWKHYKNHDENSSPYDETTDEEVEEHLNQERGSFTEVLRSAFISLFLLQIFGSRLSLTFSSLTALFDKKLDSGYKMGYLIAWVLGGRGGVLLALCLTFASWVCGKTSSSTVVLVVIAMWVGSNLARYAPLPQGALLALLYMSIKLQVDLS comes from the exons ATGCAGGCACAACTCCTGGTGGGACCCATCGCTCCCATCAACGGTTCTGATGCGTTCTCCTCGCTCTTCAAAACCGGTCTCCTGATTTCCACCAGCCACCGCAGAAGATCCCGCTCAGCGGTCTCGTCGACGGCGGCGATCAACGGCGAGGAAAACTACTACGCTGTGCTGGGCGTCGCTCACTGTGCCACGTCAGCTGATATCAAGAAGGCTTATCGCCTCCTCGCCCGAAAG TATCACCCTGATGTTAGCAAGGATTCACAAGCCAATGATGTTTTCAAGACTATCCGTCATGCATATGAA GTTTTATCTAATGAAGTAACAAGGAGTAAGTATGATAGCACACTTAAATTTCAAAACGACCTTGGCAGGTTGTACGGAGGAAACTGGAGCGACAGCCCTGAATTTGACAACAATGTAAGGCTCTATAAGTGGGCTGAACTGAGGCAGAAAATGCAGAATGAGAGATACTGGAAACATTACAAAAATCATGACGAGAATTCTTCCCCTTATGATGAAACAACAGATGAGGAGGTTGAAGAACACCTAAATCAAGAAAGAGGATCCTTCACTGAAGTGCTAAGATCCGCCTTCATCTCTCTGTTTCTACTTCAGATCTTTGGATCCCGATTATCACTCACCTTCAGTAGTCTGACTGCATTGTTCGATAAAAAATTGGATTCTGGATACAAGATGGGCTATCTAATTGCATGGGTTTTGGGTGGGAGAGGCGGCGTATTGCTAGCTTTGTGCCTCACATTTGCAAGTTGGGTGTGTGGAAAAACCAGCAGCAGTACAGTTGTTCTGGTAGTCATAGCTATGTGGGTTGGCTCCAATCTCGCCAGATATGCCCCTCTTCCTCAAGGTGCTCTTTTAGCTCTTCTGTATATGTCCATTAAGCTACAAGTTGATCTTAGCTAA